The Streptomyces cynarae genome contains a region encoding:
- the holA gene encoding DNA polymerase III subunit delta: MAKKTANDDPLAPVTLAVGQEDLLLDRAVREVVAAARAADADTDVRDLTAEQLQPGTLAELTSPSLFAERKVVVVRNAQDLSADTIKELKGYFSSPAEEITLVLLHAGGAKGKGLLDAARKAGAREVACPKMTKPADRLAFVRGEFRSLGRSATPEACQALVDAIGSDLRELASAVAQLTADVEGTIDEAVVGRYYTGRAEASSFTVADRAVEGRAAEALEALRWSLATGVAPVMITSALAQGVRAIGKLSSARGGRPADLARELGMPPWKIDRVRQQMRGWTPEGVAVALRAVAEADAGVKGGGDDPEYALEKAVVTIARAARSRGRG; the protein is encoded by the coding sequence ATGGCCAAGAAGACTGCGAATGACGACCCCCTCGCCCCCGTCACCCTTGCCGTGGGCCAGGAGGACCTCCTGCTCGACCGTGCCGTGCGGGAGGTGGTGGCAGCCGCCCGGGCCGCCGACGCCGACACGGACGTACGGGATCTGACCGCGGAGCAGTTGCAGCCCGGCACACTGGCCGAGCTGACGAGCCCGTCGCTCTTCGCCGAGCGCAAGGTCGTGGTCGTACGCAACGCACAGGATCTTTCAGCCGACACGATCAAGGAACTCAAGGGGTACTTCTCCTCGCCCGCCGAGGAGATCACCCTGGTGCTGCTTCACGCGGGCGGCGCCAAGGGCAAGGGCCTGCTCGACGCCGCGCGCAAGGCGGGCGCCCGGGAGGTGGCGTGCCCGAAGATGACGAAGCCCGCGGACCGGCTGGCGTTCGTGCGCGGAGAGTTCCGCTCGCTGGGGCGTTCGGCGACGCCCGAGGCGTGCCAGGCGCTGGTCGACGCGATCGGCAGCGATCTGAGGGAGCTGGCGTCCGCGGTGGCGCAGCTCACCGCGGACGTCGAGGGCACGATCGACGAGGCGGTGGTCGGGCGGTACTACACCGGGCGGGCCGAGGCCTCCAGCTTCACGGTCGCGGACCGGGCGGTCGAGGGGCGGGCGGCGGAGGCGCTTGAGGCGCTCAGGTGGTCGTTGGCGACAGGCGTGGCGCCGGTGATGATCACGAGCGCGCTGGCGCAGGGTGTGCGGGCGATCGGGAAGCTCTCCTCGGCACGGGGCGGTCGCCCCGCGGACCTCGCCCGGGAGCTGGGCATGCCGCCGTGGAAGATCGACCGGGTCCGGCAGCAGATGCGGGGCTGGACGCCGGAGGGGGTCGCGGTCGCGCTGCGCGCGGTGGCCGAGGCGGACGCGGGCGTGAAGGGCGGCGGGGACGACCCGGAGTACGCGCTGGAGAAGGCCGTGGTGACGATCGCCCGCGCGGCGCGGTCCCGGGGGCGCGGATAG
- a CDS encoding arylamine N-acetyltransferase family protein: MDSAQVDAYLRRIGAQQPAWPTGDVLRELHLRHLRTVPFENLSIHLGEKIVLEEERLLDKIVGARRGGFCYELNGAFGALLAALGFDVTLLAGRVYDDEGRLGIPYDHLALRVRTVDGGDWLADVGFGAHSHCPLALRERGEQRDPGGVFRVVEAGADAAGARGGGGSAEFEDLDVMREGRRQYRLEVRPRALGDFRAGAWWHSTSPESHFVRSLVCSRVTEDGGRITLSGSRLTVTTPDGRKEGTELADEKEVLEVYRERFGIDLDRAPTLREAGRSG, from the coding sequence ATGGACTCCGCACAGGTCGACGCCTACCTCCGCAGGATCGGGGCGCAGCAGCCCGCCTGGCCCACCGGCGATGTGCTGCGCGAGCTGCATCTGCGCCATCTGAGGACCGTGCCGTTCGAGAACCTGTCGATCCACCTCGGCGAGAAGATCGTGCTGGAGGAGGAGCGGCTGCTGGACAAGATCGTGGGGGCGCGCAGGGGCGGCTTCTGCTACGAACTCAACGGAGCGTTCGGGGCGTTGCTGGCCGCGCTCGGCTTCGATGTCACGCTGCTCGCCGGGCGGGTCTACGACGACGAGGGGCGGCTCGGGATTCCGTACGACCATCTCGCGCTGCGGGTACGGACGGTGGACGGAGGCGACTGGCTGGCGGACGTCGGGTTCGGTGCGCACAGCCACTGTCCGTTGGCGTTGCGGGAGCGGGGCGAGCAGCGGGACCCGGGCGGGGTGTTCCGGGTGGTCGAGGCCGGGGCGGATGCGGCGGGCGCGCGCGGAGGCGGCGGTTCGGCCGAGTTCGAGGATCTGGACGTGATGCGGGAGGGCAGGCGGCAGTACCGGCTGGAGGTGCGGCCGCGGGCGCTCGGGGACTTCAGGGCCGGGGCCTGGTGGCACAGCACGTCGCCCGAGTCGCACTTCGTGCGGTCGCTGGTCTGCTCGCGGGTCACGGAGGACGGAGGGCGGATCACGCTCAGCGGCAGCCGACTGACGGTGACGACCCCGGACGGGCGGAAGGAGGGGACGGAACTGGCGGATGAGAAGGAGGTGCTGGAGGTGTACCGGGAGCGGTTCGGGATCGATCTGGACCGGGCGCCCACGCTGCGAGAGGCCGGCCGAAGCGGCTGA